A stretch of Geobacter sp. DNA encodes these proteins:
- a CDS encoding isochorismatase family protein: protein MKTALLLIDIQNDYFPGGKMELVESIHAAAAAARLLGAFRRQKWPVYHVRHISSRPTATFFLPDTPGAEIHDSLHPLVVEPVITKHFPNSFRETDLLERLRDDSVGSLLICGMMSHMCVDATTRAAFDLGFSCIVTHDACATRELAFNGVIVPAVHVHASSMAALGAVYAQVKGVDEIVGNIADTH from the coding sequence ATGAAAACAGCACTGCTACTCATCGACATCCAGAACGACTATTTCCCCGGCGGCAAGATGGAACTGGTGGAAAGCATCCACGCAGCCGCTGCTGCGGCACGCCTTTTGGGTGCGTTCCGCCGGCAGAAGTGGCCCGTCTACCATGTCCGGCACATCTCCTCCCGCCCCACTGCCACCTTCTTTCTCCCCGACACTCCGGGGGCAGAGATCCACGATTCGCTGCATCCGCTGGTCGTTGAGCCGGTCATCACCAAGCACTTCCCCAACAGTTTCCGCGAGACCGATCTTTTGGAGAGGCTCAGGGACGACTCTGTCGGCAGCCTGCTCATCTGCGGCATGATGAGCCACATGTGCGTGGACGCCACTACGCGGGCTGCCTTCGACCTCGGTTTTTCCTGCATCGTGACCCATGATGCCTGTGCAACCAGGGAGCTTGCCTTCAACGGGGTCATTGTCCCGGCAGTGCACGTCCACGCCTCCTCCATGGCGGCTTTGGGCGCGGTCTACGCCCAGGTAAAGGGTGTCGACGAGATTGTGGGAAACATTGCCGACACGCACTGA
- a CDS encoding glycosyl transferase, translating to MGVGILIGYFAKQDEACKALRGLSKQGLSRVALIHKGLDGDVRTVDPLFRRRALRATLAACLSGGIGGIAVLLLDWFNLLPGVDASAFLALILAPATIGALAALLWQRRFRCGVAAEVLHEHARWLVSGESVLILQAPVESLQRPLALLRECGDIPPALFVLHPRAERRAEVRGPEVKLSPAQVLEHAQRHAGEQQVDPAPHHSAELLRRLKQSRQRVRQVCADLTAASRLEQKATPAADWILDNEYIMEGNARDVLLNLPRRFYRQLPALASAPYQGLPCIYGLAKDLVSHTELCLDQENIQAFIDAHQSVRPLTIGELWAMPQMLRIALMESIQSLAITALADLRERQLADFWANRLIAANRRDANQLFAILAELAATESSPTPYFGAQLVGLLYDEATALVPVQSWLERTFKKPLHEITVREQTRQAREQLTCGNAFTSLRQLALLDWREIFEKLSRVEQMLRRDPSGIYPGMDFATRDRCRRAIEEIARCSTATEEQVAERVIRLATEAGRGSATDDRAGHVGTWLFGEKRAELGRLLACREGGRYRTLAWVYRRHAAIYSIGIGGFTALFVSLATAFSPAGLSPGFRIGLLLLLLIPAGQLAIEVANYLITRLLPPRPLPKMDFEDSGIPDAFRTLVVVPMMLANAETVRAEVEKLEIRYLANKEDNLLFSLFTDYTDSTTLSREDDDRLLQIASASMTELNQRHGGERFFLFHRERTWSESEQKYIGWERKRGKLEELNRLIDGTRPETAERMVYVGNPDHLADIRFVITLDSDTQLPHATARRMVETLAHPLNQPRFDAEGNVMAGSFTIIQPRVSPTLPSTSASTFSRLFADAVGIDPYTQAVSDVYQDLSGEGSYHGKGIYDVRAFSRVLSGRFPEEWVLSHDLIEGAHVRVGLASDIELYDEFPQGYQSYSSRAHRWIRGDWQIAGWIFPRVPKAAGGRGANPLSLLNRWKILDNLRRSLLPAASLCLLIAAWLVSPGAGWIAGLVVGTQLLFHPLAQPFTMATTRKGLKYFSPPKLVHDLLRAIADAALLPHQAAVALDAIARVCYRRLVSRRDLLEWTAQSTHWSASRRQPLFVASLALGSVFSCSVGLAIWFAMPDSLPQAAPWLVLWFFSPLLGWLLNLRPAMQQRACPLPETDRRFLRQVARRTWRYFSAYVGAETSWLPPDNYQVSHQTRLAMRTSPTNIGLWMTSALGAHDSGYLTINQVVERLTGTMESIGRLERFQGHLLNWYDIRTLVPLEPRYVSTVDSGNLLGALWTLEQGLDELVHTPVLDGKAFAGLYDTGEILKQVAGLERRSGFDLHILNELSTEWESPPANIVTELRLLRKMENSLRVPLVPEGAASWAGEMEAQIASWITISNRYLAWIEILAEKTEAELAPLGREVVLAIRQDLCRAPSLFDLAHGSIASIRILTAIREGALPAGSTLLSWLDRVIAAFATAQWLAGETLGMAERLIASVRELSAGMDMRFLYAPKRKLFTIGYNVSLGRADASSYDLLASEARLGSFVAIARGDVPLEHWFSLSRPYGAIGRQRVLLSWTGTMFEYLMPHLFQHSYDNSLLDKAAREAVAVQIAYGRTHRVPWGISESAFADLDLEKTYQYKAFGVPALGLKRGLEEQLVVAPYATMLALNVAPHETVKNLKRLSDLGMLGDYGYYEAMDFSRQPQRDTGRQTLKRGVIIEAYMAHHQGMAFLSLTNFLHGQPFHRRFHGDARVRAFEALLQERIPTLPPLHLISTRQNEPVLLGGDQVALAGSTFTTPHTATPKSLLLCNGRYGLMITNSGGGYSQWGGRELTRWRSDQTCDSQGTFCYIHEAESDRVWSTAYHPVGGDIEGYSVEFALDRAVFRCTNNGIQTETEITVSPEDDLEVRRITLVNRSAHPRHLNLTSYVELSMAPHNADRQHPAFNKLFIQTEAVPELEALLAYRRQRSDNDQPLYVGHCLTMQQSGEEGSPGSAWQFETDRGRFIGRGRTLANPMGALQDLGNSQGFVLDPILSLRRSITLEPGQQARVSLVLAAGATREQVVLLMDKYRDLHATERAMDFAWRTAQQRLQVLQIQPDEARRFQQLASHLLFPNHLLRAPAERLEENRKGQAGLWPYAISGDLPIALVTIGEVRDITLVRQMLKAHTYWGSHGLAADLVFLNEEAGSYERPLQERLERLIEAHILSAAPDLPGGIFLRSAAQIPEADQLLLKTAASIVLVAARGTLPQQLGVPVESPEQMGKLVRRRSPREPSAPLPFMELNYFNSLGGFTADGREYAIYLGPGTNTPAPWVNVIANPTFGTLVSETGSGFTWYGNSQRNRLTGWSNDPVLDPAQEAIYIRDEESGLFWSPTAAPIREGTAYRARHGAGFTVFEHNSNGIEQELTVFVPVDGNGGEPIKLQRLRLTNGSSRRRRLSVTYYVELTLGENRETSQMHVTTDWDDEVEALLARNRYHPEYGERVAFVAMTPLVDSYGGDRTAFIGRNRSLARPVAMEQIRLSQRVGAGLDPCAALRVSLELAPGERRDITCMLGQAGSVEQTRELVLRFRQDLAFEEGFDRTRAWWDELLGTIEVQTPELATDILINRWLQYQSLSCRIWGRSAFYQSGGAFGFRDQLQDVMAFLYARPELARSQILLAAGRQFKEGDVQHWWHEPAGAGIRSRISDDLLWLPYVVAHYVRTTGDVDILREEIPFLNAPVLTDEQHELFSTPEPTFERATLFEHCRRAVSRGLTVGPHGLPLIGTGDWNDGLNLVGAGGKGESVWLAWFLCDVLQGMAELSGLMLQPELGRTYREERYALIQRVEQAGWDGEWYLRGTFDDGTLLGSAANGEARIDSLPQSWAGLSGAADPARTEQALESAWKHLVREDEGLVLLFEPPFDTAEPSPGYIKGYPPGVRENGGQYTHAALWMAMAMARKGDGARAVQLLRMLNPIEHARDAETVWHYGIEPYVAAADVYRLPGRVGQGGWSWYTGSAAWMYRAWIEEVLGLQVQGNRMRIQPAIPATWKGFSLRYRHGDTIYAIAVENPHGFEHGVAWVEMDGQRLPGGGEILLERGLVKHQVRVRMGVPELQFCTGEAMRSSGC from the coding sequence GTGGGCGTTGGCATTCTCATTGGTTACTTCGCAAAACAGGATGAAGCTTGCAAGGCACTTCGCGGGCTGTCGAAACAGGGGCTCAGCCGCGTTGCCCTGATCCATAAGGGTCTGGACGGAGATGTCCGGACTGTTGATCCGCTCTTCCGGCGTCGCGCCCTCAGGGCAACCCTGGCAGCCTGCCTGTCCGGGGGGATCGGCGGGATTGCCGTCCTGCTCCTGGACTGGTTCAACCTGCTTCCGGGCGTGGATGCGTCAGCTTTCCTGGCTTTGATCCTTGCGCCAGCCACAATCGGTGCTCTGGCGGCCCTGCTCTGGCAACGACGCTTCAGGTGCGGAGTCGCGGCCGAGGTTCTGCATGAGCACGCCCGTTGGCTGGTGTCCGGGGAATCCGTTCTCATTCTCCAGGCGCCGGTCGAATCATTGCAACGTCCGCTGGCCCTGCTGCGGGAATGCGGCGATATCCCCCCGGCGCTGTTCGTCCTCCATCCCAGGGCTGAGCGGCGGGCAGAGGTCAGGGGGCCGGAGGTAAAGCTTTCCCCTGCGCAGGTTCTGGAGCATGCGCAACGCCATGCCGGGGAGCAGCAGGTCGACCCGGCGCCGCACCACTCCGCCGAACTGCTCAGGCGTCTCAAGCAGTCGCGTCAAAGGGTCAGGCAGGTCTGCGCGGATCTCACCGCTGCGAGCCGCCTGGAACAGAAGGCCACGCCGGCTGCCGATTGGATCCTCGACAACGAATACATCATGGAGGGGAATGCCCGTGATGTCCTGCTGAATCTTCCCCGGCGCTTTTACCGGCAACTGCCCGCCCTGGCCTCCGCTCCCTACCAGGGGCTCCCCTGCATCTACGGATTGGCCAAGGACCTCGTTTCCCATACGGAACTCTGCCTGGACCAGGAGAATATCCAGGCGTTTATCGACGCCCACCAATCCGTGCGTCCGCTGACCATCGGCGAACTCTGGGCCATGCCGCAGATGCTGCGCATCGCGCTTATGGAGAGTATCCAGAGCCTTGCCATTACTGCCCTTGCAGACCTTCGCGAACGTCAGCTGGCCGACTTCTGGGCGAACCGGCTGATCGCCGCCAACCGTCGCGATGCCAACCAGCTTTTCGCGATCCTGGCGGAACTCGCCGCAACCGAGTCCTCTCCCACCCCGTATTTCGGGGCGCAGCTGGTCGGCCTTCTGTACGACGAGGCGACCGCATTGGTGCCGGTCCAGAGCTGGCTTGAGCGCACCTTCAAAAAACCTCTGCACGAGATTACGGTGCGCGAGCAGACCCGGCAGGCCAGGGAGCAGTTGACCTGCGGGAATGCCTTTACCAGCCTGCGCCAGCTTGCCCTGCTGGACTGGCGGGAAATCTTCGAAAAACTCAGCCGGGTGGAACAGATGCTGCGCCGCGACCCGTCCGGGATTTACCCTGGGATGGATTTCGCAACCCGTGACCGTTGCCGTCGGGCAATTGAAGAGATCGCCCGATGTTCGACCGCAACCGAGGAACAGGTAGCTGAGCGGGTCATCAGGCTGGCAACGGAGGCGGGGCGCGGATCGGCAACCGACGATCGCGCAGGCCATGTCGGCACCTGGCTGTTTGGGGAGAAACGGGCTGAACTGGGCAGACTGCTCGCCTGTCGGGAAGGGGGCCGTTATCGCACCCTGGCATGGGTCTATCGTCGCCACGCCGCCATCTATTCCATAGGCATTGGCGGCTTCACGGCCCTGTTTGTGTCCCTGGCCACCGCCTTCAGCCCGGCCGGGCTATCGCCTGGCTTTCGCATCGGCCTGTTGCTGCTCCTGCTGATCCCGGCCGGCCAACTGGCTATCGAGGTGGCCAATTACCTGATTACGCGGCTTCTGCCGCCCCGGCCCCTGCCCAAGATGGATTTCGAGGATTCGGGGATTCCCGATGCGTTCCGCACCCTGGTGGTCGTGCCGATGATGCTGGCGAACGCCGAGACGGTCCGCGCCGAGGTGGAGAAGCTGGAGATCCGGTACCTGGCCAACAAGGAAGACAATCTGCTCTTCAGCCTGTTCACGGACTACACCGACTCGACAACGCTTTCGCGAGAAGACGACGATAGACTGCTGCAGATCGCCAGCGCCAGCATGACTGAGCTCAATCAGCGCCATGGCGGCGAGCGGTTTTTCCTCTTCCACCGGGAGCGTACCTGGAGTGAATCCGAGCAGAAATATATCGGCTGGGAGCGCAAACGGGGCAAGCTGGAAGAGCTGAACCGCCTGATCGACGGCACGCGTCCAGAGACTGCCGAGCGCATGGTTTACGTGGGCAACCCCGACCATCTGGCAGACATCCGTTTCGTCATTACCCTGGACAGCGACACCCAGTTGCCGCACGCAACGGCCCGCAGGATGGTGGAAACCCTGGCACACCCCCTCAATCAGCCCCGCTTCGATGCCGAGGGTAACGTCATGGCCGGTTCGTTCACCATCATCCAGCCTCGGGTGAGCCCGACCCTACCGAGCACCAGCGCCTCGACCTTCAGCCGGCTCTTTGCCGATGCGGTCGGCATAGATCCCTATACCCAGGCTGTTTCCGATGTCTACCAGGATCTGAGCGGCGAAGGGTCCTATCACGGCAAGGGGATCTATGACGTCCGCGCCTTCAGCCGCGTGCTGTCGGGCCGGTTTCCCGAAGAATGGGTGCTGAGCCACGACCTGATCGAGGGGGCTCACGTCCGGGTGGGACTGGCCAGCGACATCGAACTCTACGACGAGTTCCCGCAAGGGTACCAGAGCTACAGCAGCCGGGCTCATCGCTGGATTCGCGGCGACTGGCAGATTGCGGGGTGGATCTTCCCGCGTGTGCCGAAAGCTGCAGGGGGGCGCGGTGCCAACCCGCTCTCCCTGCTCAACCGCTGGAAGATCCTCGACAACCTGCGCCGCAGCCTCTTGCCCGCCGCGAGCCTGTGCCTGCTGATAGCCGCCTGGCTCGTTTCTCCGGGGGCAGGCTGGATCGCCGGCCTGGTGGTCGGCACCCAGCTCCTCTTTCACCCGCTGGCGCAGCCCTTTACCATGGCCACAACCCGCAAGGGTTTGAAGTACTTCTCTCCGCCCAAGCTGGTGCACGACCTGCTGCGGGCCATTGCCGACGCCGCACTGCTGCCGCACCAGGCTGCTGTGGCCCTGGATGCCATTGCCAGGGTCTGCTACCGTCGTCTGGTATCCCGTCGCGATCTTCTGGAGTGGACGGCCCAGTCAACCCATTGGAGCGCCTCGCGCCGGCAGCCGCTCTTTGTTGCGTCCCTGGCCCTGGGGAGCGTCTTCAGCTGCAGCGTGGGCCTGGCAATCTGGTTCGCCATGCCGGACAGCCTGCCGCAGGCCGCACCCTGGCTCGTTTTGTGGTTTTTCTCGCCGCTTCTCGGCTGGCTGTTGAATCTGCGGCCTGCCATGCAGCAACGGGCCTGCCCGCTGCCGGAAACGGACCGCCGGTTCCTCAGGCAGGTTGCCCGGCGAACCTGGCGATACTTCTCGGCGTATGTCGGCGCTGAGACGTCATGGCTGCCGCCCGATAACTATCAGGTATCCCATCAGACCCGCCTGGCCATGCGGACCAGCCCGACCAACATCGGCCTCTGGATGACCAGTGCACTGGGAGCCCATGATTCCGGCTACCTGACCATCAATCAGGTCGTTGAAAGACTGACCGGCACCATGGAGTCCATAGGCCGTCTGGAGCGGTTTCAGGGGCACCTCCTGAACTGGTACGACATCCGGACCCTGGTGCCGCTCGAACCTCGCTATGTCTCTACGGTCGACAGCGGCAACCTGCTGGGTGCCCTCTGGACCCTGGAGCAAGGGCTCGACGAGCTGGTGCACACCCCTGTCCTGGATGGAAAGGCCTTTGCCGGCCTATACGACACCGGCGAAATCCTGAAACAGGTCGCAGGTCTTGAACGCCGTTCCGGCTTTGATCTGCACATCCTGAACGAGCTGTCGACCGAATGGGAATCTCCACCAGCCAACATTGTTACTGAACTCCGCCTGTTGCGGAAAATGGAGAACAGCCTCAGGGTCCCTCTCGTTCCGGAGGGGGCGGCCTCCTGGGCCGGGGAGATGGAGGCGCAGATTGCCTCCTGGATAACGATCTCGAACCGGTATCTCGCCTGGATAGAAATCCTGGCCGAAAAGACGGAAGCGGAGCTTGCCCCGCTCGGTCGGGAAGTCGTGCTGGCCATTCGCCAAGACCTCTGCCGGGCGCCGTCGCTCTTCGATCTTGCCCATGGCAGTATCGCATCGATCCGGATACTCACCGCCATCAGGGAGGGGGCTCTCCCTGCCGGCTCAACGCTTCTTTCGTGGCTCGACCGCGTTATTGCGGCCTTCGCAACCGCCCAATGGCTGGCCGGCGAAACCCTGGGCATGGCCGAGCGGCTGATAGCAAGCGTACGCGAACTGTCGGCCGGCATGGACATGCGTTTTCTCTACGCTCCCAAGCGGAAGCTGTTCACCATTGGCTACAACGTCTCTTTGGGCCGTGCCGACGCCTCCAGTTACGATCTCCTTGCCAGTGAGGCCCGGCTCGGCAGCTTCGTCGCCATTGCCCGTGGAGACGTCCCCCTGGAACACTGGTTCTCCCTGAGCCGCCCCTACGGCGCCATTGGCCGCCAGCGGGTGCTGCTCAGCTGGACCGGAACCATGTTCGAGTATCTGATGCCGCACCTGTTCCAGCACTCCTACGACAATTCGCTCCTCGACAAGGCGGCCAGGGAAGCGGTGGCGGTCCAGATCGCCTATGGCCGCACCCATCGCGTGCCGTGGGGCATCTCCGAGTCAGCCTTTGCCGACCTCGACCTGGAAAAGACCTACCAGTACAAGGCCTTCGGCGTGCCGGCGCTCGGACTGAAACGGGGTCTGGAGGAACAGCTGGTCGTCGCACCCTATGCCACCATGCTGGCACTGAACGTGGCGCCGCACGAGACCGTAAAGAATCTGAAACGCCTGTCCGACCTGGGAATGCTCGGCGATTACGGTTACTACGAAGCCATGGATTTCAGCCGGCAACCGCAGCGGGACACCGGGAGGCAGACTCTCAAGCGCGGGGTGATTATCGAGGCTTATATGGCCCATCACCAGGGGATGGCGTTTCTGTCGCTGACCAACTTTCTCCATGGGCAGCCGTTCCACCGCCGTTTCCATGGCGATGCGCGGGTGCGGGCCTTTGAGGCCCTGCTCCAGGAGCGGATCCCGACCCTGCCGCCGTTGCACCTGATCTCGACGCGGCAGAACGAGCCAGTGCTTCTGGGCGGAGACCAGGTCGCTCTGGCAGGGAGCACCTTTACCACGCCCCATACCGCCACGCCCAAGAGTCTCCTCCTTTGCAACGGCCGCTATGGCCTGATGATCACCAACAGCGGTGGCGGCTACAGCCAGTGGGGCGGCCGGGAACTTACCCGCTGGCGGTCGGATCAGACCTGCGACAGCCAGGGAACCTTCTGCTACATCCACGAGGCAGAGTCGGATCGAGTCTGGTCCACCGCCTATCACCCGGTCGGCGGGGACATCGAAGGGTATTCCGTGGAATTTGCCCTTGACCGTGCCGTGTTCCGCTGCACCAATAACGGAATCCAGACGGAAACGGAGATCACCGTCTCGCCGGAAGACGATCTGGAGGTGCGCCGGATCACCCTGGTCAACCGCTCCGCTCATCCTCGCCACCTCAATCTCACCAGCTATGTCGAACTCTCCATGGCTCCCCACAACGCCGATCGCCAGCATCCGGCCTTCAACAAGCTGTTCATCCAGACTGAGGCGGTCCCGGAACTGGAAGCGCTCCTCGCCTACCGGCGACAGCGCAGCGACAACGACCAGCCGCTGTATGTGGGTCATTGCCTGACAATGCAACAGTCCGGGGAGGAGGGTTCACCCGGAAGCGCGTGGCAGTTCGAGACCGACCGGGGGCGATTCATCGGCCGCGGCCGGACCCTTGCCAACCCCATGGGCGCTCTGCAGGATCTCGGCAACAGCCAGGGGTTTGTCCTCGATCCCATACTCAGCCTGCGGCGGAGTATCACCCTGGAGCCGGGCCAGCAGGCCAGGGTTTCCCTGGTGCTCGCTGCCGGGGCGACCCGCGAGCAGGTCGTGCTGCTGATGGATAAGTACCGCGATCTCCATGCGACCGAACGGGCCATGGATTTTGCCTGGCGCACTGCCCAACAGCGGCTGCAGGTACTGCAGATCCAGCCCGACGAAGCGCGCCGTTTCCAGCAATTGGCCAGCCACCTGCTGTTTCCCAATCACCTCTTGCGCGCACCTGCCGAACGCCTGGAAGAGAATCGCAAGGGGCAAGCCGGATTGTGGCCCTACGCCATTTCCGGCGACCTGCCGATAGCCCTGGTTACCATTGGTGAGGTGCGGGATATCACCCTGGTCCGCCAGATGCTCAAGGCCCACACCTATTGGGGATCGCACGGCCTGGCCGCCGACCTGGTGTTCCTCAACGAAGAGGCCGGGAGTTATGAACGACCGCTCCAGGAACGGTTGGAACGGCTGATCGAGGCCCATATCCTCTCTGCTGCGCCCGATCTGCCGGGCGGAATCTTCCTGAGGAGTGCGGCACAGATCCCGGAGGCGGACCAGCTTCTCCTCAAGACTGCGGCCAGCATCGTGCTGGTGGCCGCACGCGGCACATTGCCCCAGCAATTGGGGGTGCCGGTGGAGTCTCCCGAGCAGATGGGAAAACTGGTCCGGAGGCGCAGCCCCAGGGAACCCTCGGCTCCGCTCCCCTTCATGGAACTGAATTACTTCAACAGTCTCGGCGGGTTTACCGCGGATGGCCGCGAATACGCGATCTATCTCGGCCCCGGCACCAACACCCCGGCACCCTGGGTGAACGTCATCGCCAACCCCACCTTCGGCACCCTGGTCAGTGAAACCGGGTCCGGCTTCACCTGGTACGGCAACAGCCAGCGCAACCGCCTGACCGGCTGGTCCAACGACCCGGTGCTGGACCCCGCCCAGGAGGCGATCTACATCCGCGACGAGGAGAGCGGCCTCTTCTGGTCGCCGACCGCGGCACCGATCCGGGAGGGGACCGCCTATCGTGCCCGGCACGGGGCGGGCTTCACGGTCTTCGAGCATAACAGCAACGGGATCGAGCAGGAGCTGACCGTCTTTGTCCCCGTGGACGGGAACGGGGGTGAGCCGATCAAGCTTCAGCGGCTGCGGCTCACCAATGGTTCCTCCAGAAGGCGCAGGCTCTCGGTAACCTATTATGTGGAGTTGACCCTCGGCGAGAACCGCGAAACCTCCCAGATGCATGTGACAACCGACTGGGACGACGAAGTCGAGGCCCTTTTGGCGCGCAATCGCTACCACCCCGAATACGGGGAGCGGGTTGCCTTCGTGGCCATGACCCCCCTGGTCGATTCATATGGCGGCGACCGCACCGCCTTTATCGGCCGCAACCGTTCGCTGGCACGACCGGTGGCCATGGAGCAGATCCGGCTGTCGCAACGGGTGGGAGCGGGGCTGGATCCGTGCGCTGCACTCAGGGTCTCCCTGGAATTGGCTCCGGGCGAACGCCGTGACATCACCTGCATGCTGGGTCAGGCCGGGTCCGTGGAGCAGACCAGGGAACTGGTGCTCCGCTTTCGGCAGGATCTGGCTTTCGAGGAAGGATTCGACCGGACCCGGGCCTGGTGGGACGAACTGCTCGGCACCATAGAGGTGCAGACCCCCGAACTGGCAACGGACATCCTGATCAACCGCTGGCTTCAGTACCAGTCTCTGAGTTGCCGGATCTGGGGCCGCTCCGCGTTCTACCAGTCCGGCGGCGCCTTTGGTTTTCGCGATCAGTTGCAGGACGTCATGGCGTTTCTGTACGCCAGGCCGGAACTGGCGCGCAGCCAGATCCTGCTGGCCGCCGGCAGGCAGTTCAAGGAGGGGGATGTCCAGCATTGGTGGCATGAGCCTGCCGGTGCCGGGATTCGCTCGCGTATCTCCGACGACCTCCTCTGGCTTCCGTATGTTGTCGCACACTACGTGCGAACGACCGGCGATGTCGACATCCTCAGGGAGGAGATCCCCTTTCTCAACGCACCTGTGCTGACAGACGAGCAACACGAGTTATTCTCCACCCCGGAGCCCACCTTTGAGCGCGCCACGCTCTTTGAGCACTGCCGTCGTGCGGTCAGCCGCGGGTTGACCGTCGGTCCCCACGGCTTGCCCCTGATCGGGACGGGCGACTGGAACGATGGGTTGAACCTGGTGGGCGCCGGCGGAAAAGGGGAGAGCGTCTGGCTTGCCTGGTTCCTATGCGATGTGTTGCAGGGAATGGCCGAACTGTCCGGCCTGATGCTGCAGCCTGAGCTGGGCCGGACCTATCGAGAAGAGCGGTATGCCTTGATCCAGCGTGTCGAACAGGCTGGTTGGGACGGGGAATGGTATCTGCGGGGCACCTTCGATGATGGTACCTTGCTTGGGTCCGCGGCAAACGGGGAAGCGCGGATCGATTCCCTGCCCCAGTCGTGGGCAGGGCTTTCCGGTGCTGCCGACCCGGCGCGAACGGAGCAGGCCCTGGAATCGGCATGGAAGCATCTCGTCCGCGAGGATGAAGGCCTGGTGCTGCTTTTCGAGCCCCCTTTCGACACGGCAGAGCCATCACCCGGCTACATCAAGGGATATCCTCCCGGCGTGCGCGAGAATGGTGGTCAATATACCCATGCCGCCCTCTGGATGGCCATGGCCATGGCCCGTAAGGGGGATGGGGCGCGGGCGGTGCAGCTTTTGCGCATGCTCAACCCGATCGAGCATGCCCGGGATGCGGAAACGGTCTGGCACTACGGGATCGAGCCCTATGTGGCTGCGGCCGACGTCTACCGGTTGCCCGGCCGGGTCGGGCAGGGGGGCTGGTCTTGGTATACCGGCTCGGCAGCGTGGATGTACCGGGCCTGGATCGAGGAGGTCCTGGGTTTGCAGGTTCAAGGGAACCGGATGCGGATTCAACCCGCTATCCCGGCGACATGGAAGGGCTTCAGCCTGCGCTATCGCCACGGTGATACGATCTATGCGATTGCGGTGGAGAATCCGCATGGCTTCGAGCATGGTGTCGCCTGGGTGGAGATGGATGGCCAGCGTCTGCCCGGGGGGGGGGAGATCCTGCTGGAGCGGGGCCTGGTGAAGCATCAGGTTCGCGTCCGGATGGGGGTACCTGAACTGCAGTTTTGTACAGGCGAAGCAATGAGAAGCAGTGGTTGTTAA
- a CDS encoding YheU family protein, producing MKLSRSVEVIRVPEDDLPHQGQSACPEDGVEVPLERINPDTLRNLIAEFVTREWEELGDSRHTLDDKIEQVHRQLREKKARVVFDLASGTCNIVTSS from the coding sequence ATGAAATTGTCCAGGTCTGTTGAGGTGATCAGGGTGCCCGAGGATGACCTGCCGCACCAGGGGCAATCAGCCTGCCCCGAAGATGGGGTGGAAGTCCCGCTGGAACGGATCAACCCGGATACCCTGCGGAACCTGATCGCCGAGTTCGTCACCAGGGAATGGGAAGAGCTGGGCGATTCCCGCCATACGCTCGACGACAAGATCGAGCAGGTACACCGACAGCTGCGGGAGAAGAAGGCCAGGGTGGTGTTCGACCTGGCTTCGGGGACCTGCAATATCGTGACGAGCAGCTAG
- a CDS encoding YaiI/YqxD family protein produces MKIWIDADACPRVIKEIVFRASARLDLPVLLVANKSLNKHTTRLVQSIVVADGFDAADDYIAEHAAAEDLVITADIPLAARVVANGGVALDPRGELYTEENVGERLSMRDLMMELRSGGLVLGGPNQFSLTDRQRFASSLDRLLTQMLRGRRPV; encoded by the coding sequence CTGAAAATCTGGATCGATGCCGATGCTTGCCCCAGGGTGATCAAGGAGATCGTGTTCCGTGCCTCCGCACGGCTCGACCTGCCGGTTCTGCTCGTGGCGAACAAGAGCCTGAACAAGCATACCACCAGGCTGGTGCAATCCATTGTCGTTGCCGACGGCTTTGATGCGGCAGACGACTACATTGCCGAACATGCAGCGGCAGAAGACCTGGTGATCACCGCGGACATCCCGTTGGCGGCCAGGGTCGTTGCCAATGGCGGCGTGGCCCTGGACCCGAGAGGTGAACTCTACACCGAGGAGAACGTGGGCGAGCGGCTTTCCATGCGCGACCTGATGATGGAACTCCGTTCGGGAGGGCTTGTCCTTGGCGGGCCGAACCAGTTCAGCCTCACCGACCGGCAACGCTTTGCCTCATCCCTCGACCGCCTGCTCACCCAGATGCTGCGGGGCAGGAGACCGGTTTGA
- a CDS encoding antibiotic biosynthesis monooxygenase: MPPITVVAKVVAKKDALEAVKAELHKLVAPTRLETGCIAYTLHQDNDDPAVFLFYETWEDPACLEKHMKSDHFKGYVRAIEGLIEEKQVQIMTRIA; encoded by the coding sequence ATGCCCCCCATAACCGTAGTCGCAAAGGTTGTCGCCAAAAAAGACGCTCTCGAAGCGGTGAAGGCGGAACTGCACAAGCTCGTTGCGCCGACAAGGCTTGAGACAGGCTGCATCGCCTACACGCTGCATCAGGACAACGACGATCCTGCCGTCTTTCTCTTCTATGAGACCTGGGAGGACCCGGCCTGCCTGGAAAAACACATGAAATCCGATCATTTCAAAGGGTATGTCCGGGCGATCGAGGGGCTGATCGAGGAGAAGCAGGTGCAGATCATGACGCGGATCGCATAG